In Amycolatopsis endophytica, the following are encoded in one genomic region:
- a CDS encoding MFS transporter, with the protein MTSDHGDGKAGSEARWSAARRGRIGWYGYDWANSVFTTTVTSIFFGPFITGIGERAADADGYLRPLGFPVFPSSLFPYLVTLSVFLQIFALPTAAALTRRYPKGVLLGPLSSCGAMATIGMYGIGDTDYALGAALYLIATMALGASITVANTYLPVLAPPEHQDRTSAQASAAGFLSGGVVLVVALYVYANHEAWGMPEDRAVRLIMLSAGLWWLVFGAVAVWLLRGYGSPPVPEPKTRRTGTYRSLFAALRLLRRFPGAAWFLVAFLFYNNGLQAVTSLVGTYAAEELRLPEDDVVTAVLLVQFVAFAGAVLAGRLAEKFGGRRILLVIVLVWSSVVVAGGLIPDSSFGAFMTLCVSAGIVVGGTYALSRSVFLGLVPGDRVSEFSGIFETVNRCLGFLGPAAFGGVLQWSGNYRAAWSSILLFFLAGALALMLGSLARRGRERGRHQEKEATTHV; encoded by the coding sequence ATGACGTCCGACCACGGGGACGGAAAAGCCGGAAGTGAGGCCAGATGGAGCGCCGCCCGGCGCGGCCGGATCGGCTGGTACGGCTACGACTGGGCGAACTCGGTCTTCACGACGACCGTGACGTCGATCTTCTTCGGCCCGTTCATCACCGGCATCGGTGAACGAGCCGCCGACGCCGACGGGTACCTGCGCCCGCTGGGGTTCCCGGTGTTCCCGAGTTCGTTGTTCCCCTATCTGGTCACGCTGTCGGTGTTCCTGCAGATCTTCGCGCTGCCGACGGCCGCCGCGCTGACCAGGCGGTATCCGAAGGGGGTCCTGCTGGGGCCGCTGTCCTCGTGCGGCGCGATGGCCACGATCGGCATGTACGGGATCGGGGACACCGACTACGCGCTCGGTGCTGCGCTGTACCTGATCGCCACCATGGCGCTGGGAGCCTCGATCACCGTCGCCAACACGTACCTGCCCGTCCTCGCGCCTCCGGAACACCAGGACCGGACGTCCGCTCAGGCTTCGGCCGCCGGGTTCCTCAGTGGCGGAGTCGTGCTCGTGGTCGCTCTCTACGTGTACGCCAACCACGAGGCCTGGGGGATGCCGGAAGACCGGGCGGTACGGCTCATCATGCTCAGCGCGGGACTGTGGTGGCTCGTGTTCGGCGCCGTGGCGGTGTGGCTGCTGCGAGGCTACGGCAGCCCTCCTGTGCCGGAACCGAAAACGAGGCGGACCGGCACCTACCGGTCCCTGTTCGCGGCCCTCCGCCTGCTGCGGAGATTCCCGGGGGCGGCCTGGTTCCTGGTGGCGTTCCTGTTCTACAACAACGGCTTGCAGGCGGTGACCTCGCTGGTCGGGACCTACGCGGCGGAAGAGCTCCGGCTCCCCGAGGACGACGTGGTCACCGCCGTGCTGCTCGTCCAGTTCGTCGCCTTCGCCGGTGCGGTGCTCGCCGGACGGCTGGCCGAGAAGTTCGGCGGCCGCCGGATCTTGCTGGTGATCGTGCTCGTGTGGTCGAGCGTCGTCGTCGCGGGCGGCCTGATTCCGGACTCCTCGTTCGGCGCGTTCATGACGTTGTGCGTGAGCGCGGGCATCGTCGTCGGCGGCACGTACGCGCTGTCCCGGTCGGTCTTTCTCGGCCTGGTTCCGGGCGACCGCGTCTCGGAATTCTCCGGCATCTTCGAAACGGTCAACCGGTGCCTGGGTTTCCTCGGTCCGGCCGCCTTCGGCGGTGTCCTGCAGTGGTCGGGGAACTACCGGGCGGCGTGGTCATCGATCCTGCTGTTCTTCCTGGCCGGCGCGCTGGCACTGATGCTCGGCTCGCTGGCGAGGCGAGGCCGGGAACGAGGACGGCACCAAGAGAAGGAAGCGACCACCCATGTCTGA
- a CDS encoding SRPBCC family protein, which produces MTELRTIAGKPVLRFERRLAHGPERVWRAVTDPAELAHWFPARVETEARVGAPIRFVFPDEAPVDDGGSGEVLEFDPPKVFVFSWNLDVLRFELVPDGDGCLLVFTQTIGGGDIGRLSGGRNAIGWNACLDGLTARLDGAEPPPAPDWLTGMERYIDQFGLGDGSAHETAEGYELRFARDLVWKPAAEVWRLLTEDESEPGGPAPLPATNGYVPAGRVITASAPHVLEYEWLHDGAPAGRIRWEVVADPELGTRIELTQTMPFALKHLRAEALAAWHTHLELFFAATFGDVRCPWPEERTSYLAKKYAEQLKD; this is translated from the coding sequence ATGACCGAACTGCGGACGATCGCCGGAAAACCCGTGCTGCGCTTCGAGCGGCGGCTCGCACACGGCCCGGAACGGGTGTGGCGGGCGGTGACCGATCCGGCCGAGCTGGCGCACTGGTTCCCGGCGCGAGTCGAAACCGAAGCGCGGGTGGGCGCGCCGATCCGGTTCGTCTTCCCCGACGAAGCGCCGGTCGACGACGGCGGCAGCGGCGAGGTCCTGGAGTTCGACCCGCCGAAGGTGTTCGTGTTCAGCTGGAACCTCGACGTGCTGCGGTTCGAACTGGTGCCGGACGGGGACGGCTGCCTGCTGGTCTTCACGCAGACGATCGGCGGCGGCGACATCGGCCGGCTCTCCGGTGGCCGCAACGCGATCGGCTGGAACGCCTGCCTCGACGGCCTGACCGCGCGACTGGACGGCGCCGAGCCGCCGCCCGCGCCGGACTGGCTGACGGGCATGGAGCGCTACATCGACCAGTTCGGCCTCGGCGACGGCTCCGCGCACGAGACGGCCGAGGGCTACGAGCTGCGCTTCGCCCGCGACCTGGTGTGGAAGCCCGCGGCGGAGGTCTGGCGGCTGCTGACCGAAGACGAGTCCGAGCCCGGCGGCCCGGCCCCGCTGCCCGCGACGAACGGCTACGTGCCCGCGGGCAGGGTGATCACCGCCTCGGCGCCGCACGTGCTGGAGTACGAGTGGCTGCACGACGGCGCCCCAGCGGGACGCATCCGCTGGGAGGTCGTGGCCGATCCGGAGCTGGGCACACGCATCGAGCTGACGCAGACCATGCCGTTCGCGCTGAAGCACCTCCGGGCCGAAGCGCTGGCCGCCTGGCACACCCACCTGGAACTCTTCTTCGCCGCCACCTTCGGCGACGTCCGCTGCCCCTGGCCGGAGGAGCGCACCAGCTACCTGGCGAAGAAGTACGCCGAGCAGCTGAAGGACTGA
- a CDS encoding peroxiredoxin-like family protein, which translates to MRVDERELVTVTGERVPVPDPERLVHLQFRRFAGCPVCNLHLRSVVRRHDEIVAAGIREVVFFHSPEDELRDHGLPFAVIADPGRRHYREFGVESGRRALLDPRAWGAIVRGSALTLVGKYRPPAVKQEGGRLGLPADFLVDPGGHVLAHKYGEHADDQWSVDELLALARTEAVR; encoded by the coding sequence ATGCGCGTCGACGAGCGCGAGCTGGTCACCGTCACCGGCGAACGGGTGCCGGTCCCCGATCCCGAACGCCTGGTCCACCTGCAATTCCGCCGGTTCGCGGGCTGCCCGGTCTGCAACCTGCACCTGCGCTCGGTCGTCCGGCGGCACGACGAGATCGTCGCCGCGGGCATCCGCGAAGTGGTGTTCTTCCACTCGCCCGAGGACGAACTGCGCGATCACGGCCTGCCGTTCGCGGTCATCGCGGATCCGGGCAGGCGGCACTACCGCGAGTTCGGCGTCGAATCGGGCCGCCGCGCGCTGCTGGACCCTCGCGCGTGGGGCGCGATCGTGCGCGGCTCCGCCCTGACGCTGGTGGGGAAGTACCGGCCGCCCGCGGTCAAGCAGGAGGGCGGGCGGCTCGGCCTGCCCGCCGACTTCCTCGTCGACCCGGGCGGCCATGTCCTGGCGCACAAATACGGCGAGCACGCCGACGACCAGTGGTCGGTCGACGAACTGCTGGCCCTCGCGCGGACGGAGGCGGTCCGATGA
- a CDS encoding LLM class flavin-dependent oxidoreductase: MKHGLMLFTDTFGTDAASKEVLDWSLEYVREAERGGWDEVWTTEHHFTSVVQNPSAVAMAAFLLGRTSLGVGTAVAVLPNHHPVALAEQTALLHHLSDGRFTLGVGRGQPRVDLEIFGDGLAGYTDITAKLTSLESTLRKGGFDDVRVVPEVPERPPIALSVASVSSAWLAGQVGVPVILAPFASLADKRAMLDAHAEAAAENGHRIDPAENIDSTYFAIGDTTEAAQQLLVDGVRALVLRGAPGSRPLIEQPEMTPESAGAMARQVVGHFVAGDPDECARQLAEREELLGAGRIILMPEGAGSREAVLATVRRAGPEVFSQQ; this comes from the coding sequence ATGAAGCACGGCCTGATGCTGTTCACCGACACGTTCGGCACCGATGCCGCGTCGAAGGAGGTGCTGGACTGGTCGCTGGAGTACGTGCGCGAGGCCGAACGCGGCGGATGGGACGAGGTGTGGACCACCGAGCACCACTTCACGTCCGTGGTGCAGAACCCGTCGGCGGTGGCGATGGCCGCGTTCCTGCTCGGCCGCACGAGCCTCGGCGTCGGGACGGCCGTCGCGGTCCTGCCCAACCACCACCCGGTCGCGCTCGCCGAGCAGACCGCGCTGCTGCACCACCTCAGCGACGGACGGTTCACGCTCGGCGTCGGACGCGGGCAACCGCGCGTCGATCTGGAGATCTTCGGCGACGGGCTGGCCGGGTACACCGACATCACGGCGAAGCTGACGTCGCTGGAATCGACGCTGCGGAAAGGCGGGTTCGACGACGTGCGAGTGGTGCCCGAGGTGCCGGAGCGACCGCCGATCGCGCTGTCGGTGGCGTCGGTGTCGTCCGCGTGGCTTGCCGGGCAGGTCGGCGTGCCGGTCATCCTCGCCCCGTTCGCGAGCCTCGCTGACAAGCGCGCCATGCTCGACGCCCACGCGGAGGCGGCCGCCGAAAACGGGCACCGGATCGACCCAGCGGAGAACATCGACTCGACCTACTTCGCGATCGGCGACACCACGGAAGCGGCCCAGCAGCTCCTGGTCGACGGGGTGCGGGCGCTCGTCCTGCGTGGTGCTCCAGGGTCGCGCCCGCTGATCGAGCAGCCCGAGATGACACCCGAGAGCGCCGGCGCGATGGCGCGCCAGGTGGTCGGCCACTTCGTCGCCGGTGACCCGGACGAGTGCGCACGGCAGCTCGCGGAGCGGGAAGAGCTGCTCGGCGCCGGGCGGATCATCCTGATGCCGGAGGGCGCGGGCTCGCGGGAAGCCGTCCTGGCGACGGTGCGCCGCGCCGGGCCGGAGGTTTTCTCCCAGCAGTAG
- a CDS encoding TetR/AcrR family transcriptional regulator, translating to MRHKILEAALGVADERGLESVSMRAVAQRVGVSAMALYPHVSNKEALLDGMVDVLLAELLSLREPVPAEAGWWTRLRTVAYAARELSARHPSAFSLLIARPSVTPDAIRATDLVYQALLDAGVPDDQVARVERLFTTFVIGFTASNVNGRFSKGTLNPRARRAQLAPEDVPAHYRLAEHLDRTVDWDAEFEADLDDLRTLVESLTTGGRRSALIGR from the coding sequence ATGCGTCACAAGATCCTCGAAGCGGCGCTGGGCGTGGCCGACGAGCGCGGTCTCGAATCCGTGTCCATGCGGGCGGTCGCGCAGCGGGTCGGGGTGAGCGCGATGGCGCTCTACCCCCACGTCTCCAACAAGGAAGCGCTGCTCGACGGGATGGTCGACGTACTGCTGGCGGAGCTGCTGTCCTTGCGAGAACCGGTGCCCGCCGAGGCCGGCTGGTGGACCAGACTGCGCACCGTGGCGTATGCCGCACGAGAGCTCTCCGCCCGCCATCCGAGCGCCTTCTCCCTGCTGATCGCGCGCCCGTCGGTCACGCCCGACGCCATCCGGGCGACCGACCTGGTCTACCAGGCGCTTCTCGACGCTGGGGTGCCCGACGACCAGGTGGCGCGGGTCGAGCGCCTGTTCACCACATTCGTCATCGGTTTCACCGCCTCGAACGTCAACGGCCGTTTCAGCAAGGGGACGCTCAACCCACGTGCCCGTCGTGCGCAACTTGCCCCCGAAGATGTCCCGGCGCACTACCGCTTGGCCGAGCACCTGGATCGAACCGTGGACTGGGACGCCGAGTTCGAGGCCGATCTGGATGACCTGCGCACCCTCGTCGAGTCCCTGACGACAGGCGGCCGCCGCTCCGCGCTCATCGGACGATGA
- a CDS encoding helix-turn-helix transcriptional regulator, whose amino-acid sequence MHAHFERHVYHRHSHESHSFGVTETGLQGFTYRIVHLGPDLVAGVLADAAERPAGLPLFADPVLDDPGLAAALRRLHDALRTGSRLTQDEALAATVRGMVRRGSTRPQPTRGGKVPAGVHRARELLDAEYARDLSADELAAVAGRSRYALHRGFLKACGLAPSDYQRQVRLRAARRLLVTGHTPAEAAAEAGFADQSHLTRWFGRYYGVTPGVFRSA is encoded by the coding sequence ATGCACGCCCACTTCGAGCGGCACGTCTACCACCGGCACAGCCACGAGTCCCACTCGTTCGGCGTCACCGAAACCGGCCTGCAGGGCTTCACCTACCGGATCGTGCACCTGGGGCCGGACCTGGTGGCCGGCGTGCTCGCCGACGCCGCCGAGCGCCCGGCCGGGCTGCCGCTGTTCGCCGACCCGGTCCTCGACGACCCCGGCCTGGCCGCCGCGCTGCGCCGCCTGCACGACGCCTTACGCACCGGAAGCCGGCTGACGCAGGATGAAGCGCTCGCGGCGACCGTCCGCGGCATGGTGCGCCGGGGCTCCACCCGACCGCAGCCGACGCGCGGGGGCAAGGTGCCCGCGGGTGTCCACCGCGCGCGGGAACTGCTCGACGCCGAGTACGCGCGCGACCTGAGCGCGGACGAACTCGCCGCGGTCGCGGGCCGCAGTCGCTACGCCCTGCACCGCGGGTTCCTCAAGGCGTGCGGCCTCGCGCCGAGCGACTACCAGCGTCAGGTCCGGCTCCGCGCGGCACGGCGGCTGCTCGTCACTGGACACACCCCCGCCGAGGCCGCGGCGGAAGCCGGATTCGCCGACCAGAGCCACCTGACCCGATGGTTCGGCCGCTACTACGGCGTCACGCCCGGGGTGTTCCGCTCCGCTTGA
- a CDS encoding ArsR/SmtB family transcription factor produces MASTFEVLAEPRRREILDLLRTSERPVGDLVERLRLTQPAVSKHLKVLREAGLVEVRQDAQRRWYRLRLEPLAEIDAWLAPYRRMWNTSLDALERHLDSTPEGPQ; encoded by the coding sequence ATGGCATCCACGTTCGAGGTCCTCGCCGAGCCGCGGCGCCGGGAGATCCTCGACCTGCTCCGCACGTCCGAGCGGCCGGTCGGGGATCTCGTCGAGCGCCTGCGCCTCACCCAGCCCGCGGTGTCCAAGCACCTGAAGGTGCTGCGGGAGGCTGGCCTGGTCGAAGTCCGGCAGGACGCGCAACGGCGGTGGTACCGGCTGCGCCTGGAACCGCTGGCCGAGATCGACGCGTGGCTGGCGCCCTACCGGCGGATGTGGAACACCAGCCTGGACGCACTCGAACGGCACCTCGACTCGACACCGGAGGGACCACAATGA
- a CDS encoding alpha/beta fold hydrolase, with amino-acid sequence MQITGFDYQRVPVADGVSLNVAIGGSGSPIVLLHGFPQTHLMWRHVAADLASDHTVLVPDLRGYGDSDKPVDTGETYSKRTMAADVVALARAFGHSRFALAGHDRGALVAIRAGLDHPDAVTHLASLDVLPTLDTWDVMHGASAAVGFHLYLMAQPPGLAEKMIGAVPDEFFGHFLDGWARNPDAIPADVRVEYLRASREAVTSIVADYRATATIDITHDTADREAGNQLTMPVTVLQQDWGAALGYDAEAVWRAWAPDLLHQTVTSGHFMAEESPADVIKALRTLLAR; translated from the coding sequence ATGCAGATCACCGGATTCGACTACCAGCGGGTTCCCGTCGCCGATGGCGTCTCACTCAACGTGGCGATCGGCGGCTCCGGCAGCCCGATCGTGTTGTTGCACGGGTTCCCGCAAACCCATCTGATGTGGCGGCACGTGGCTGCCGACCTGGCCAGCGACCACACCGTGCTGGTGCCGGATCTGCGTGGCTACGGCGACAGCGACAAGCCCGTGGACACCGGAGAGACGTACTCGAAACGCACGATGGCCGCGGACGTGGTGGCGCTGGCCCGCGCGTTCGGGCACTCGCGCTTCGCGCTGGCCGGCCACGACCGCGGCGCGCTGGTCGCGATCCGCGCGGGCCTCGACCACCCGGACGCGGTCACGCATCTGGCGTCACTGGACGTGCTGCCGACCCTGGACACGTGGGACGTGATGCACGGCGCGAGCGCGGCGGTCGGTTTTCACCTCTACCTGATGGCACAGCCGCCGGGCCTGGCGGAGAAGATGATCGGCGCGGTGCCGGACGAGTTCTTCGGCCATTTCCTGGACGGCTGGGCCCGCAATCCCGACGCGATCCCGGCGGACGTGCGAGTGGAATACCTGCGCGCCTCCCGCGAAGCCGTGACCTCGATCGTCGCCGACTACCGCGCCACCGCGACGATCGACATCACCCACGACACGGCGGACCGCGAGGCGGGCAACCAGCTGACGATGCCGGTGACGGTGCTGCAGCAGGACTGGGGCGCCGCCCTCGGCTACGACGCCGAGGCGGTGTGGCGGGCGTGGGCGCCGGACCTGCTCCACCAGACGGTGACCTCCGGGCATTTCATGGCGGAGGAGTCCCCGGCGGACGTGATCAAGGCGTTGCGCACCCTCCTGGCGCGATGA
- a CDS encoding DUF2000 family protein — protein MHRLRRAVGRTPVAGPDGQDYEDASGRAYLPMFGQPVLVYTADGAELSAARDKALEGLALHL, from the coding sequence GTGCATCGCCTCCGGCGGGCGGTCGGGCGCACGCCAGTAGCCGGCCCGGACGGTCAGGACTACGAGGACGCTTCCGGCCGGGCGTACCTGCCGATGTTCGGGCAGCCCGTGCTGGTCTACACCGCGGACGGCGCGGAGTTGTCCGCCGCGCGCGACAAGGCGCTCGAAGGGCTCGCGCTGCACCTGTGA
- a CDS encoding TetR/AcrR family transcriptional regulator, with the protein MPRPRSLTPHQIATAALNVLDREGLEALSMRTVAGELGMSTMSLYRYVSDRGQVEELVVDLVLQEIDLTVPRGSAGRRLSVLADRVRVAVSRHPAVVPLLLIHRHGVPSSTRWGEVMLTVLTGAGITGKARAIAFRAIMGYVFGALQVEHFGALAGPGTAALAGLPPEEFPILSETAAQARTIPPEEEFRRGFDLLLRGLGL; encoded by the coding sequence ATGCCACGACCCCGTTCCCTGACACCGCACCAGATCGCCACGGCGGCCCTGAACGTTCTCGACCGCGAGGGACTGGAGGCCCTGTCGATGCGCACGGTCGCCGGGGAGCTCGGGATGAGCACGATGTCGCTCTACCGCTACGTCTCCGACCGTGGTCAGGTCGAGGAGCTGGTGGTCGACCTGGTGCTGCAGGAGATCGACCTGACGGTGCCGCGTGGTTCGGCGGGCAGGCGGCTGAGCGTGCTCGCCGACCGCGTCCGCGTGGCGGTCTCACGGCATCCGGCGGTCGTGCCGCTGCTGCTGATCCACCGGCACGGGGTGCCCAGCTCGACGCGCTGGGGCGAGGTGATGCTGACCGTCCTCACCGGCGCGGGAATCACCGGTAAAGCGCGGGCGATCGCGTTCCGGGCGATCATGGGATACGTGTTCGGAGCACTGCAGGTCGAGCACTTCGGCGCACTGGCGGGCCCGGGAACGGCCGCGCTGGCCGGTCTGCCGCCCGAGGAGTTCCCGATCCTGTCCGAAACCGCCGCGCAGGCCAGGACGATCCCTCCGGAGGAGGAGTTCCGGCGGGGCTTCGACCTCCTGCTGCGCGGCCTCGGTCTCTAG